One region of Chryseobacterium sp. SORGH_AS_0447 genomic DNA includes:
- the recG gene encoding ATP-dependent DNA helicase RecG, giving the protein MTLETSIEYVKGIGPEKAKLIKSVLGISTVEDLLNFFPIRYLDKSKVHKIAQLGELSTDVQLKGRITNIQEIQTGKTKRLSAKFNDDTGSMDLVWFQYSKWLKEQLPVNKEVYIFGKINVFNHQFSMPHPEIEIEEKKDTEKRLRPIYPSSEKLTKRGLNQRFFQVVIKNICKEIPNLIYENFPDYLMKAFKFLSKQHTYLNIHFPKDMEHFEMANYRLKFEESFFFQLGFGLKKLHHKTHTAGNPFPVIGDYFNDFYENHLPFELTGAQKRVLKEIRMDMKRPIQMNRLLQGDVGSGKTMVALLTMLIAKDNGFQSCIMAPTEILAQQHYNGIKELLENTEVSVRLLTGSSKKSERNVIHEELENGELSILVGTHAILEDKVKFKNLGLAIIDEQHRFGVAQRAKLWAKNKIPPHILVMTATPIPRTLAMSFYSDLDVSVIDELPIGRKPIITAHRREKDRAYVYNFCREEIQKGRQVYFVYPLIEESETLDYRNLMEGMENIMDNFSKYNVTMLHGKMKPDEKDAAMTYFASGNAQIMVATTVIEVGVNVPNASVMVIESSERFGLSQLHQLRGRVGRGAEQSYCILMTSDKLSKDSRTRIKTMVESTDGFKISEVDMQLRGPGDILGTQQSGIVDFKKLDLVNDSAIIRTTKNTVEKILEADPLLTKPDNQIIKNYYLRNYKGKNKWSKIS; this is encoded by the coding sequence ATGACGTTAGAAACTTCCATAGAATACGTAAAAGGAATTGGTCCCGAAAAAGCCAAGCTCATCAAAAGTGTGCTGGGAATTTCTACGGTGGAAGATCTCCTGAATTTTTTCCCTATCCGTTATCTCGATAAAAGCAAGGTGCATAAAATTGCCCAGCTGGGAGAGCTTTCAACAGATGTTCAGCTGAAAGGGCGAATTACCAACATTCAGGAAATACAGACCGGAAAGACCAAACGACTTTCAGCCAAATTTAATGACGATACCGGTTCTATGGATCTCGTCTGGTTCCAGTATTCGAAATGGCTGAAAGAGCAGCTTCCGGTAAATAAAGAAGTCTATATTTTCGGGAAGATCAATGTTTTCAACCACCAGTTTTCCATGCCGCACCCGGAAATTGAGATTGAGGAAAAAAAAGATACGGAAAAACGGCTGCGACCAATCTATCCGAGTTCGGAAAAGTTAACCAAGCGAGGACTGAATCAAAGGTTTTTTCAGGTGGTTATTAAAAATATCTGTAAGGAAATCCCAAATCTTATTTATGAGAACTTTCCGGATTACCTGATGAAAGCTTTTAAGTTTTTATCGAAACAGCATACCTATCTCAACATCCATTTCCCAAAAGATATGGAACATTTCGAAATGGCTAATTACCGTTTGAAATTTGAGGAATCTTTCTTTTTCCAGCTAGGATTCGGTTTGAAGAAACTACATCATAAAACCCATACCGCCGGGAATCCTTTTCCGGTAATCGGAGATTATTTCAATGATTTTTACGAAAACCATCTGCCGTTTGAATTGACGGGAGCCCAGAAAAGAGTACTGAAAGAAATCCGCATGGATATGAAGCGTCCGATCCAGATGAACAGATTGCTGCAGGGAGACGTAGGTTCGGGAAAAACGATGGTAGCCCTCCTTACGATGCTGATTGCCAAAGATAACGGTTTCCAAAGCTGCATCATGGCGCCGACTGAAATTCTGGCCCAGCAGCACTATAATGGAATAAAAGAACTTCTGGAAAATACGGAAGTTAGCGTCAGGCTTTTAACAGGGTCCAGCAAAAAATCCGAACGCAATGTTATTCATGAAGAGCTGGAAAACGGCGAGCTTTCGATCCTTGTGGGAACTCATGCGATTCTGGAAGATAAGGTTAAATTTAAAAATCTGGGACTTGCTATTATCGATGAGCAGCACCGTTTCGGCGTAGCACAGCGGGCAAAACTCTGGGCTAAAAATAAAATTCCGCCGCATATCCTCGTGATGACTGCCACTCCTATTCCACGGACTTTGGCCATGAGCTTTTACTCAGACCTTGATGTTTCCGTGATTGATGAGCTTCCTATCGGACGAAAACCGATCATTACCGCTCACAGAAGAGAAAAAGACCGGGCATATGTCTACAATTTCTGCCGGGAAGAGATTCAGAAAGGGCGGCAAGTATATTTTGTGTACCCTCTGATCGAAGAATCAGAAACATTGGATTACAGAAACCTGATGGAAGGAATGGAAAATATCATGGATAATTTTTCGAAATACAATGTAACGATGCTTCACGGGAAAATGAAACCTGATGAAAAAGATGCGGCAATGACGTACTTCGCTTCCGGCAATGCCCAGATCATGGTGGCGACTACCGTGATTGAAGTGGGAGTTAATGTCCCGAATGCTTCGGTAATGGTGATTGAAAGCTCGGAGAGATTCGGACTTTCACAGCTTCACCAGCTGCGTGGACGTGTGGGGCGTGGTGCGGAGCAAAGCTATTGTATTCTGATGACTTCGGATAAATTATCTAAAGACAGCAGAACCCGCATCAAAACTATGGTGGAAAGTACCGATGGCTTTAAAATCTCTGAAGTGGACATGCAGCTTCGGGGTCCCGGAGACATCCTGGGAACGCAGCAAAGCGGTATTGTCGATTTTAAAAAGCTGGATCTGGTAAACGATTCGGCCATTATCAGGACGACGAAGAATACCGTAGAAAAAATTCTGGAAGCCGACCCTTTACTTACCAAACCGGACAATCAAATCATTAAAAATTATTACCTGAGGAATTATAAAGGTAAAAACAAATGGAGTAAAATCTCATAA
- a CDS encoding GNAT family N-acetyltransferase translates to MEMVKATEKDIPAIQDLARRSWENAYAEILSGEQMEYMLSTMYSASEIAEQLQNPRYHYYLIKDESDGVFAGFIGYENDYEERTTKLHRIYLVPESKGKGIGKYGLEFLKEKVAEYGDERIILNVNKYNPARNFYESQGFSVYDKGVFDIGNGFVMDDYLMQLPIENQTDKKFL, encoded by the coding sequence ATGGAAATGGTAAAAGCGACAGAAAAAGATATTCCGGCTATTCAGGATCTCGCCAGAAGATCATGGGAAAATGCATATGCAGAAATTCTGTCCGGTGAACAGATGGAATATATGCTTTCCACGATGTATTCTGCATCAGAAATTGCAGAACAGCTGCAGAATCCTCGGTATCATTATTATTTAATTAAGGATGAAAGTGATGGTGTATTTGCAGGCTTTATCGGATATGAAAACGACTATGAGGAAAGGACGACAAAACTCCACAGGATTTATCTGGTTCCGGAAAGCAAAGGAAAGGGCATAGGGAAGTATGGTCTTGAATTTTTGAAGGAGAAAGTGGCCGAATATGGTGATGAAAGAATTATTCTGAACGTTAACAAATATAATCCGGCGAGGAATTTCTACGAATCCCAAGGCTTCAGCGTATATGACAAAGGGGTTTTCGATATCGGCAACGGTTTTGTAATGGACGATTATCTAATGCAATTACCTATTGAAAATCAAACAGATAAAAAATTTTTATAA
- the dapA gene encoding 4-hydroxy-tetrahydrodipicolinate synthase codes for MSILKGVGVALVTPFNEDLSVDFDSLTRLVDYNIENGTNYLVVLGTTAEAATLSAEEKKQVIEHIIKVNSKRVPLVLGIGGNNTLEVKKQIEETDLSAFEAVLSVSPYYNKPNQEGLYQHYKALASTGKNIIIYNVPSRTGQNIEAETTLRLANEFPNLFLIKEAAPNILQYFDILRKKPEGFNLVSGDDEYTLPVTLAGGNGVISVIAQAYPKEFSTMVQLAFDGKVNEAYEIHNKLVDITRLIFAEGNPCGIKAVLTEKGIVKNYLRLPLVPASENLYAKIKAEMANI; via the coding sequence ATGAGCATTTTAAAAGGAGTAGGTGTTGCGCTGGTAACACCCTTTAATGAAGATTTATCCGTAGATTTCGACAGTCTCACCAGATTAGTGGATTATAACATCGAAAACGGAACCAATTATTTAGTAGTGCTGGGAACTACAGCGGAGGCGGCAACGCTTTCTGCTGAAGAGAAGAAGCAGGTAATTGAGCATATCATTAAAGTTAATAGTAAACGCGTTCCCCTGGTGTTGGGAATTGGCGGAAACAATACTCTTGAAGTAAAGAAACAGATCGAAGAAACAGACTTATCGGCGTTTGAAGCTGTACTTTCTGTATCTCCATACTACAACAAACCCAATCAGGAAGGCCTGTATCAGCATTATAAAGCATTGGCTTCCACAGGCAAGAATATTATCATCTATAATGTTCCTTCGAGAACAGGGCAGAATATTGAAGCGGAAACCACTTTACGCCTGGCAAACGAATTCCCGAATTTGTTCCTGATTAAAGAAGCGGCACCGAATATTCTTCAGTATTTTGATATTTTAAGAAAGAAACCGGAAGGCTTTAATCTGGTATCCGGAGATGACGAATATACACTTCCGGTAACACTGGCCGGAGGAAACGGAGTAATTTCAGTAATTGCCCAGGCTTATCCGAAAGAGTTTTCGACGATGGTTCAGCTGGCTTTTGACGGTAAGGTAAATGAAGCATACGAAATCCACAATAAGCTGGTAGACATTACGAGACTTATTTTTGCAGAAGGAAACCCATGTGGAATTAAAGCGGTTCTAACGGAAAAAGGGATCGTTAAAAATTATTTGCGATTGCCGTTGGTTCCTGCTTCTGAAAACCTTTATGCTAAAATAAAAGCCGAAATGGCAAACATTTAA
- a CDS encoding 5'-nucleotidase C-terminal domain-containing protein yields the protein MKNKFLLLGIALAALSGCKTASSASSMHLGKVEIRKNISINNELKNDEEFVKTIAPYKQKLDKEMNQKISHTNVDLTKQGDNSNLGNLLADYTFDGADEWAKKNLQKNVDAALINIGGIRTTIGKGDILLKSVFEVMPFENEVIIVKMKGTDLQGLFDYYAEHQVNNPVSHLYIETNNGQLTKTLVNGKAVYPDQEYYIATSDYLALGGDNMKFFSKGQMIPTGIKLRDLFIDYFRKSPEVVPNTDVRLNFIGKK from the coding sequence ATGAAAAATAAATTCTTGTTATTAGGAATTGCCCTGGCTGCACTATCCGGCTGTAAGACGGCTTCATCAGCCTCTTCCATGCATCTTGGAAAAGTGGAGATCCGGAAGAATATTTCTATTAATAATGAGCTAAAGAATGATGAGGAGTTTGTAAAAACAATTGCCCCCTATAAACAGAAGCTGGACAAGGAAATGAACCAGAAGATCTCCCATACCAATGTGGATCTTACAAAACAGGGCGACAATAGTAACCTAGGTAATCTTTTAGCAGATTATACCTTCGACGGGGCTGATGAATGGGCAAAAAAAAATCTGCAGAAAAATGTAGATGCAGCGCTGATCAATATCGGCGGGATCCGTACAACCATCGGTAAAGGCGATATTCTACTGAAAAGCGTATTTGAAGTAATGCCTTTTGAAAATGAAGTGATTATCGTAAAAATGAAAGGCACCGATCTTCAGGGGCTTTTCGATTATTATGCAGAACATCAGGTAAATAATCCGGTTTCTCATTTATATATTGAAACCAACAACGGACAGCTTACCAAAACGCTGGTTAATGGAAAAGCAGTATATCCTGATCAGGAATATTACATTGCCACATCTGATTACCTGGCTTTAGGCGGGGATAATATGAAATTTTTCTCCAAAGGACAGATGATCCCGACGGGAATTAAATTAAGGGATCTTTTTATCGATTATTTCAGAAAAAGTCCTGAGGTGGTTCCCAATACAGATGTTCGTTTAAATTTTATCGGTAAGAAATAA
- a CDS encoding bifunctional UDP-sugar hydrolase/5'-nucleotidase, which produces MDRKSFLKAIGGGTLAMALAPNMMMAEELKIIDLKSANKLTILHTNDQHSRIEPFDESYTKNPNQGGFARRASLIQQIRSQEPNLLLLDSGDIFQGTPYFNFFGGELEFKLMSMMKYDASTMGNHDFDNGLNGFLKVLPNAQFPFICSNYDFKNTVLDGKTSLYKIFNKNGIKVGIFGVGIQLEGLVGKKQYGETVYSDPVEVAQHYSDFLKNEQKCDLVICLSHIGYDYKDEPNKISDKILASKTENIDLILGGHTHTFLPEPQTFTNRAGKNVLVNQVGWAGLLLGRIDFFFDSDKNINHISWNNQVIDSSIIA; this is translated from the coding sequence ATGGATAGAAAAAGTTTTTTAAAAGCAATAGGTGGCGGAACTCTGGCAATGGCTTTGGCTCCGAATATGATGATGGCGGAAGAGCTGAAGATCATCGATCTTAAATCCGCAAATAAACTGACCATTCTTCATACCAATGACCAGCACAGCAGAATAGAACCTTTTGATGAAAGCTATACCAAAAATCCCAACCAGGGAGGTTTTGCCAGAAGGGCCAGCCTGATCCAGCAGATCAGAAGCCAGGAGCCGAATCTTCTGCTTTTGGATTCCGGGGATATTTTTCAGGGAACGCCTTATTTCAACTTTTTCGGAGGAGAACTGGAATTTAAGCTGATGTCCATGATGAAGTACGACGCTTCCACCATGGGAAATCATGATTTTGACAACGGCCTGAACGGATTCTTAAAAGTACTTCCGAACGCTCAATTCCCTTTTATCTGTTCCAACTACGATTTTAAAAACACCGTATTGGATGGTAAAACTTCACTTTATAAGATCTTCAATAAAAACGGAATCAAGGTAGGAATTTTTGGAGTAGGAATTCAACTGGAGGGGCTCGTAGGGAAAAAGCAGTATGGAGAAACCGTATATTCGGATCCGGTAGAGGTAGCACAACATTATTCCGATTTCCTTAAAAACGAACAGAAATGTGATCTTGTGATCTGCCTTTCACACATCGGCTACGATTACAAAGACGAACCCAATAAAATAAGCGATAAGATTCTGGCTTCCAAAACGGAAAATATAGATCTTATTCTTGGCGGCCATACCCATACTTTTTTACCGGAACCCCAGACGTTTACCAACAGAGCAGGTAAAAATGTTCTGGTAAACCAGGTAGGATGGGCAGGGCTTCTACTGGGCAGGATCGATTTCTTTTTTGATTCAGATAAAAACATAAACCATATTTCCTGGAACAACCAGGTCATTGACAGCAGCATAATAGCATAA
- a CDS encoding T9SS type A sorting domain-containing protein: protein MKKLSLISLGILASLHVANAQTISSKKWADLFSYNNVLAMKEDNGKIVAAAESGIFYYTISTGEITKLSKANGLHEVKISAFDYNPQTKIGLVGYQNGSMDVITPDGVTYVVDIPIATGYNGSKKINHISITGDLAVISVGYGVSIFDLKKKEFKDSAFFLSGGVYEASNEATIFGTKAYSVTNTGLKSHEMNTTFPVYTTWTTEMAGSFKHIDSEGVLSFSSANTAYVSNGGAPTQIAQSFTDVHDVVVTAGNIVVTDLTRVYTFNTNGTFNNNVTFGEECNTAIKVGSSVYGGSIMSGIKNEGGNSFRPDGPYLNFAYKLSVYGDNQILVSTGARESRFNTAVSNLKNPGFYYFNGMEWIHPTYFKPNTNIFNVLDVVSDPVNPNDVFFTNYMLDGTRGVYKMKYDPGSKDFVFNKRYNLGTDDGSARRPVGLTFDDVNNLFVTIAFSNDGPSFGPYTAVGAYDRATDDFLIRNTTQSFGVAQKPLYYEGLLWIPTPRVNNFIAYDAKKTVNTSDDKDYILTQANGFAPTSGGTISVAIDKSGDAWIGGDIGLRVLPNAVTAVKTPATAKVEPIIIEQNGLGEELFRDGQILQIEVDAGDHKWVSVDGGGVYYLSADGQQTIKHFTKENSPLPTNTITDIKVDRKTGKVYFASYDGIVTYQGDVSDVTSDFGNVLVYPNPVVYSNFKGKVTIKGLAEVTNIRIADATGNVVHSAVARGGYYEWDLNNQRGQRVASGVYFVLMTNEDGSDKATAKIAVVN from the coding sequence ATGAAAAAACTCTCTTTAATTTCTCTTGGTATTTTAGCATCCCTGCACGTTGCAAATGCACAGACCATTTCTTCAAAAAAATGGGCCGACTTATTTTCTTACAATAATGTCCTGGCCATGAAGGAAGATAATGGAAAAATAGTTGCAGCAGCAGAAAGCGGAATTTTTTATTATACCATTTCCACAGGCGAAATTACCAAGCTGTCCAAAGCGAACGGCCTGCATGAAGTTAAGATTTCAGCTTTTGATTATAATCCCCAAACCAAAATCGGTCTGGTGGGCTATCAGAATGGATCCATGGATGTAATTACTCCTGACGGCGTTACTTATGTGGTGGATATTCCTATTGCAACAGGATATAACGGGAGCAAAAAAATCAACCATATTTCCATTACGGGAGACCTGGCTGTAATTTCTGTGGGATATGGGGTTTCTATTTTCGATTTAAAGAAAAAAGAGTTTAAAGATTCGGCATTTTTCTTATCAGGGGGTGTCTATGAAGCCAGTAATGAAGCAACAATCTTCGGAACAAAGGCCTATTCCGTTACCAATACAGGCTTAAAAAGCCATGAGATGAATACCACCTTCCCAGTTTATACTACATGGACAACGGAAATGGCAGGTTCATTCAAACATATTGATTCAGAAGGGGTGTTAAGTTTTTCATCTGCCAATACTGCTTATGTATCAAATGGCGGAGCTCCGACGCAGATTGCGCAGTCCTTTACGGATGTACATGATGTGGTAGTAACTGCCGGCAATATCGTCGTTACCGATCTCACCAGAGTCTATACCTTCAATACCAACGGAACATTTAATAATAATGTTACTTTCGGAGAAGAATGCAATACGGCCATTAAGGTCGGGAGCAGTGTGTATGGAGGAAGCATCATGTCGGGGATAAAAAACGAAGGCGGAAATTCTTTCAGACCGGACGGACCCTATTTAAATTTTGCTTACAAACTGAGTGTTTATGGCGATAACCAGATTTTGGTTTCCACAGGAGCAAGGGAAAGCAGGTTCAATACTGCCGTTTCTAATTTAAAAAACCCTGGGTTCTACTATTTTAATGGAATGGAATGGATCCATCCTACTTATTTTAAACCCAATACCAATATATTTAACGTACTGGATGTAGTCTCTGATCCGGTAAATCCAAACGATGTATTTTTCACCAATTATATGCTTGACGGAACCCGAGGCGTATATAAGATGAAATATGATCCGGGCAGTAAAGATTTTGTATTTAATAAAAGATATAATCTTGGAACAGATGACGGTTCTGCGAGACGTCCTGTCGGACTGACATTTGATGACGTAAATAACCTGTTTGTAACCATCGCATTTTCTAATGACGGACCTTCATTCGGGCCATATACCGCAGTTGGCGCTTATGACAGGGCAACCGATGATTTCCTGATCAGAAACACTACTCAAAGTTTCGGGGTAGCACAAAAACCTCTTTATTATGAAGGGCTCCTTTGGATCCCAACTCCGAGGGTTAATAACTTCATTGCATACGACGCAAAAAAAACCGTTAATACGTCTGATGATAAAGATTATATATTAACACAGGCAAACGGCTTTGCCCCAACTTCCGGAGGTACCATCTCCGTAGCCATCGATAAATCCGGTGATGCGTGGATCGGCGGTGATATCGGATTACGAGTATTGCCGAATGCAGTGACTGCAGTAAAGACACCTGCAACCGCTAAAGTAGAGCCAATCATCATTGAGCAGAACGGATTAGGAGAAGAACTTTTCAGGGACGGACAGATCTTACAGATCGAAGTGGATGCCGGAGACCACAAATGGGTTTCTGTAGACGGCGGAGGTGTTTATTACCTATCTGCAGACGGCCAGCAGACCATTAAGCATTTCACCAAAGAAAATTCTCCGCTTCCTACCAATACCATTACCGATATAAAAGTTGACAGGAAAACCGGGAAAGTTTATTTTGCTTCCTATGACGGAATTGTAACGTATCAGGGGGATGTTTCGGATGTAACTTCGGATTTCGGAAATGTTCTTGTCTATCCCAACCCGGTGGTGTATTCCAATTTTAAGGGGAAAGTTACCATCAAAGGACTGGCGGAAGTTACCAACATCAGAATCGCTGACGCTACAGGAAATGTAGTTCATTCGGCAGTAGCAAGAGGAGGATATTATGAATGGGATCTTAATAATCAGCGGGGACAGCGCGTCGCTTCCGGGGTTTATTTCGTGTTGATGACCAATGAGGACGGCAGTGATAAAGCAACGGCAAAGATCGC